A region of Fibrobacter succinogenes subsp. succinogenes S85 DNA encodes the following proteins:
- the aroC gene encoding chorismate synthase, whose product MSSTFGKIFSVTTWGESHGPAVGAVLDGCPAGLPITEEMIQAELNRRRPGQGKVTTARNEKDQVKILSGVFEGKTTGTPISFVVFNEDQHSNDYAEIAKWYRPGHADLCYDLKYGFRDYRGGGRSSARETIGRVAAGAVAKAFLKTVAGTEFLSWVASVGNVDCPSLDLNALTLDQIEASPVRCPNEEASAKMEAAILDAKSNGDSIGGTVSLYVKNVPASLGEPVFDRLDALLAQAMLSIPACKGFEIGSGFAAARMHGSEHNDEIYFDGTAYRTRTNNAGGSLGGISNGEPIYCRMAFKPTATISQLQKTAGRGQENGELAAKGRHDPCVAVRAPVIVESMAALVLADLYLQQKRNCLE is encoded by the coding sequence ATGTCAAGCACGTTTGGAAAGATTTTTTCTGTCACAACATGGGGTGAATCCCATGGTCCCGCTGTCGGAGCCGTCCTCGATGGATGCCCCGCCGGCCTCCCCATCACCGAAGAGATGATTCAGGCCGAGCTGAACCGCAGGCGCCCGGGTCAGGGCAAGGTTACAACGGCCCGCAATGAAAAAGACCAGGTCAAGATCCTTTCCGGAGTTTTTGAAGGCAAAACGACCGGTACGCCCATCTCGTTCGTCGTATTTAACGAAGACCAGCACAGCAATGACTATGCCGAAATCGCCAAATGGTACAGACCGGGGCATGCAGACCTCTGCTACGACCTCAAGTACGGGTTCCGCGATTACCGCGGCGGCGGCAGAAGCTCCGCCCGCGAAACCATCGGCCGAGTCGCCGCAGGTGCTGTCGCAAAAGCATTTTTGAAAACCGTCGCCGGTACGGAATTCCTTTCGTGGGTCGCCTCCGTTGGAAACGTAGACTGCCCGTCTCTGGACTTGAACGCCCTTACGCTTGACCAGATTGAAGCATCCCCCGTCCGCTGCCCCAACGAAGAGGCAAGCGCAAAGATGGAAGCCGCCATCCTGGACGCGAAGTCCAACGGCGATAGCATTGGCGGAACAGTCTCGCTCTACGTCAAGAACGTCCCGGCCTCTCTCGGCGAACCGGTATTCGACAGGCTTGACGCCCTCCTCGCCCAGGCCATGCTTTCCATCCCGGCCTGCAAGGGTTTTGAAATCGGAAGCGGTTTTGCCGCAGCACGCATGCACGGCAGCGAGCACAACGATGAAATCTACTTCGACGGAACTGCCTACCGCACCCGCACCAACAACGCCGGCGGAAGCCTCGGTGGCATCTCAAACGGCGAACCGATTTACTGCCGCATGGCGTTCAAGCCAACAGCCACAATTTCCCAGTTGCAAAAGACCGCCGGTCGCGGTCAAGAAAACGGCGAACTTGCCGCCAAGGGCAGACACGATCCTTGCGTTGCCGTCCGCGCTCCAGTGATTGTGGAAAGCATGGCTGCCCTCGTTCTTGCGGATCTCTACCTGCAGCAAAAGCGCAACTGCCTTGAATAA
- a CDS encoding tetraacyldisaccharide 4'-kinase — MTLRAPFLIIAAALYRVAYKFHHKFFLRPQPPIQTPVIIVGSYLAGGAGKTPFTIWLAKQFQEQGKSIAILCHSAAWDEFIMMQREFQSAQNSQIKVFATRNRYKTAREIQDKFNIILCDDGFEDTRFTNAKYICLDWQEPPTSWKSLLPAGPFRSLKQDHDELEIVHLRCFGSDFQVPDISFSIESITNYIPGKPLSATLICGLGTPDRFVNDVRAFNHATGKPSIQIHKVIKRPDHDKHFSQIVESELLQGSDIIISPKDSCRLPQQHLSHPKLHIAIQKIEVSSKTLEKLSL, encoded by the coding sequence ATGACGCTCCGCGCTCCATTCTTAATTATAGCAGCCGCACTCTACAGGGTTGCATACAAGTTCCACCACAAATTCTTTTTGCGGCCGCAACCGCCTATTCAAACTCCCGTCATCATCGTCGGGAGTTATTTAGCAGGTGGCGCGGGCAAGACTCCTTTTACCATTTGGCTTGCCAAGCAATTTCAAGAACAAGGTAAAAGCATCGCCATTCTTTGCCATAGTGCGGCCTGGGACGAATTTATCATGATGCAGCGGGAATTTCAGTCCGCTCAAAATTCACAAATAAAAGTCTTTGCCACCAGGAACCGCTACAAAACCGCTAGGGAAATTCAAGACAAATTCAACATTATCCTTTGCGACGATGGTTTTGAAGACACTCGTTTTACAAACGCAAAGTACATTTGCCTTGACTGGCAAGAACCTCCAACTTCCTGGAAAAGTCTTCTGCCAGCAGGACCGTTCCGCAGCCTAAAGCAGGACCACGACGAACTTGAAATAGTCCACCTCCGTTGTTTCGGCTCAGATTTCCAAGTCCCCGACATCAGTTTCAGCATTGAATCAATAACAAATTACATTCCCGGCAAGCCTTTATCCGCCACACTCATTTGCGGCCTAGGCACCCCCGACCGATTCGTCAACGACGTTCGCGCATTCAATCACGCCACCGGCAAGCCCAGCATCCAAATCCATAAAGTCATAAAGCGCCCGGACCACGATAAACATTTCTCACAAATAGTCGAATCAGAACTTTTGCAAGGGAGCGACATCATCATCTCCCCAAAAGACTCCTGCCGTTTGCCGCAGCAGCACCTCAGCCACCCAAAACTCCACATTGCTATCCAAAAAATCGAAGTTTCTAGCAAAACTTTAGAGAAATTATCTTTATAA